A region of Panicum virgatum strain AP13 chromosome 8N, P.virgatum_v5, whole genome shotgun sequence DNA encodes the following proteins:
- the LOC120684680 gene encoding cysteine-rich receptor-like protein kinase 40, with product MASQQSLALASTLPKDLPVTFIKEITKDFSPEQELGRSVFGTVYKGVLPEGGGMIAVKRLAENAAVPLGVLFASEVTNLMALQHENIVKLVHYCHEAQKKVVQNNGRYVIVDMTESCLCYKYLPKGSLDNYIYDTTLIIWDTRFKIIKGICQGLHFLHKELISGPLVHMNLAPNSIWLDDNWVPKIADFGLSRLFGKEQTRMYTVNVKGYNGYIAPEYLYRGEISTMSDIYSLGMVILEITTGEKNCAVSQDRSARLFVDNVHKNWQTDEQIINKYPSLNHNGLQQVRACIVIGLKCVEADRNRRPSIVDIVNKLNGKRTNF from the exons ATGGCGAGCCAGCAGAGTCTTGCTCTTGCGAGTACATTACCAAAAGACCTACCCGTGACCTTTATTAAGGAAATTACCAAAGATTTCTCTCCTGAACAAGAGCTTGGCCGATCTGTTTTTGGAACAGTTTATAAG GGGGTTCTTCCAGAAGGGGGTGGCATGATTGCTGTGAAGAGGCTTGCTGAAAATGCAGCAGTGCCACTCGGTGTATTATTTGCATCTGAGGTTACAAACCTTATGGCACTTCAGCACGAAAATATAGTAAAGCTGGTTCACTACTGCCATGAAGCGCAGAAGAAAGTGGTTCAGAATAATGGAAGATATGTGATTGTAGACATGACCGAAAGCTGCCTTTGCTACAAATATCTACCCAAGGGAAGTCTTGACAATTATATTTATG ACACTACGTTAATAATCTGGGACACGCGTTTCAAAATAATTAAGGGGATCTGCCAGGGTTTACATTTCCTTCACAAGGAATTGATTAGTGGCCCCCTTGTTCATATGAATCTCGCGCCTAACTCAATATGGTTGGATGATAACTGGGTTCCAAAGATTGCTGATTTTGGTCTCTCTAGACTCTTTGGCAAAGAGCAGACCCGAATGTACACAGTCAACGTTAAGGGATATAA TGGGTACATAGCCCCGGAATATCTATACAGAGGTGAAATCTCCACCATGTCCGACATATATAGTTTAGGCATGGTTATTCTTGAGATCACGACTGGAGAGAAGAACTGTGCAGTTTCTCAAGACAGATCTGCAAGACTGTTTGTCGACAAT GTACATAAAAATTGGCAGACAGATGAGCAAATAATAAACAAGTACCCATCACTAAATCACAATGGTCTCCAGCAAGTAAGAGCATGCATTGTAATTGGGCTGAAGTGTGTGGAGGCCGATCGGAACAGAAGGCCTTCCATAGTTGATATTGTTAATAAGCTCAATGGAAAACGTACCAATTTTTGA